The Camelina sativa cultivar DH55 chromosome 18, Cs, whole genome shotgun sequence DNA window aacctgaaactaaaaaaaaaaagaattaatatgaattcAAGAGAAAAAGTATGCatatgaacaaaagaaaaagtatttaCCAGCGTGAGAATTACAAAtccagaagaaaaaagaatgaagagGAAATAAATACAGAGAAAATTGAAGAGCTAATCAACTCAAATTGGATTTATATAAAAGATGGATCAGTTGTAAACCACTTTGAACGTGGAGCTGTTAGTGGAGTAGAATTAGGGATAGAGTTTTGGTAACTTGCAAGCAGTTATGTTATTTCGTAAAACATGATGCTtatttttgtagaaaatatttcttttcaCACATGTGTATAATTTctgatttcttaaaaaaatttgattggcCAGGTGATTTGTGAATTATAAGATAAAGGATGTAACGACCAAATATATATGGGTTGAACTCTTTATCCCATATATAATCTGTAGATCGCAACCGCtaataaaataagcaaaaccGGTGATAAAATTCATATTTGGAAAAGTCTTCTCGAATCCAAATTAATTTCTTGTTCTAATGGCTATTAAGTGAACTCATAAACGGATCCTTGTTCAGTTTTTggataatgtttttgttttatttttttcgattcaaaaatcaaaatcgtcGGATATTTGAGAATGTGGGATTGTGATTGGGTTCTATTGTCAGTCTATATCGAAGTTTCAGTCTCAATgacttcaaaataaaatttaaatttggagTTGACAACAAAAATAACTGGTCGTTTGCAAACCTTAGGTAAATgttagaaaaaaactataataaccGGAATTATATTCTGGTTTAGGTTTTATATCGGTTTCAGTTCATTATCGGCTATTCTCAATGTAAAGAGTGATGCTAGTTTGGGCTTATAGTTTGGCATAAATGGATCTATAAATTTTAGGCTTATTTGGCCTGTTTCTAAACTTACCGTTTTAGATTAcgcctatgtttttttttgtttttttttctcgtcaatgtttttttctctgttatcaataattaatatttatcattttcgtaaatttttaataaaattataaaaaaatatatataagtaaaataaaaccgaaagcagaaaagaaaacaacaaaattacgACACAACACAAACATCTGTCAacttgtttttcttcctttttaacaTCTGTCAACTATATGTTTGTTTCTTATACTGCAAATATAAATGTTTGATTGATAAGTCTGATTCGTGTGAACCAACGTGGAACAATTATTTGCCACTACTTTTACCACAGTCCATGTCATAACCTTCCAAACTTAACCGCAATATATTCTTCATTACAATGACGTTATAACAGAGCAAATTGTTCCATATAATTTTTGGATACAACTGTTACAATTGCTTGTCATATAAACATACACTGACTGTCAATGTCATATACGCTGTTTTtgtttaaagataaaaataaaaagtacttTGCTTTATGTGCATGTGTATTTCACAATGTACGTAAACCAAGTATTTTACTCGAATGTTAAATGTCatatagtttatataaataaattttcttattgAAAGGTTGtcacagttttttttatttggtaccAATGTTAAGTCATAAATTTAATGTTTCTTTCAGTCGTCGGCCTTATTCTAAAGATATTtctcatataaaaaaaacttgccACTTTAGAAATATATGAGGACAACAACCACAACGGTCCGTAGAATAGGAAAATTgtaaaacaccaaacaaaaacaataacgAAAACATCGTCTCAAGAACAGCATGTATGCGGTTCGACACTAGTACAAACTATCAATGCTCCATTACCTCTAGTATGGTCAGTCCTACGTCGTTTTGATAACCCGAAAACATATTAACAATTCGTGAAAACGTGCGCACTACGTTCTGGCGATGGAGGAGAAGGCTCTGTCCGTGAAGTCACGCTGGTTTCCGATCTACCGGCAAGTTTCAGCCTAGAAAGGCTAGATGAACTTGACGATGAGTCTCATGTGATGGTGATAAGCATTATTGGTGGTGATCATCGTTTGGTTAATTATCGGTCGAAAACGACGGCGTTTGTGGcgaaggaggaggaagacaagacggtggtggtggagagttATGTGGTGGATGTGCCGGATGGAAACACTGAGGAGGAAACGACGTTGTTTGCTGATACTATCGTTCGGTGTAACCTTAGGTCACTGGCTAAATTATCGGAGAAGATGATGGCTCACTTTTAGAGCTTGAACTTTAAAGAATTCAAAACTCTTATTTTCATGAAGTTTTACATAGCAATTAGCCTTACTAGACGGGGAATAATGTAGGTATTTCTATAAccatgtattttatatttttattgtatgttcACGTATCAAGTCTATGTGTTTATATGTCTTGTGAAATAATTggatttttgaataaaaaatagtaatattaaattatcaaatatTGAAATGAATAGAAACGATCTTTGACAATGTCCCGGCTTGACTAAGTGGTCGGATGCTTGAGTTGAGTCTAGCAGCTTGACTAAGTGCGACGCCAAGAAGATTGCATATATATCTTCCGTTTCCAAAAGACATTACTGGTCTTGTTATGGTTTCTAGGCATCTGAAAGTAAAATACTACAGAGCATATTCGATTACTGATTCTTAATATTATGTTGGGCTATTCTAATTTTCTAaatctttcatattttatatgcaAACAATCTACTTGGATATATTTatctaactttattttttttcttaatccgACAACTTGGTCAACTTTTTGTTAGAATAGTTAGAGTATCTCGATCAAAGAATGTAATAAAAGtatcttaaaacatattttattcttaattttgaataaaagtgaaattaagaacttcttaaaaaactttaatatttcatagatccattgaaggttgttaaatttgaggttcttaaaaaaaatatgatgaacTAAACAAGAATGGTAAGAGGTTGTTAccatgatgatgaagattggcTAATATCGAGCCCATTGCAAGTGAGTATCATTCCCTAAACTCAAAGGAGATATTCCTGTTCAAAAATGAGTTGGGATCATCTCAACTGGTCAGTCAAAACCTAGATACCATGTTCTTTTCAAATGTAAAATAACTATTTGTAAAACCCAAAAAGATCATGTTACATACACGTGAAGTATACTTGTGGATTTCACCACCATGATGCTCTCCTGAAGCTCTTTGGAGTACGGTAAGAAGATGGGATCTGAACTGCAGAACTCTCGTGTGGCCATCCGTTAGGCCAACAAATCCTACagtttaaaaaccaaaacctgaaaGTATTCAAAATAGAAACTGcagttttcaaaacaaaaacctgcaaAAACACTAACTGAACCTgcagtttttaaaatcaaatcctacagtttttaaaaccaaaacctgaaAGTATTCAAAACAGATACTGcagtttttaaaaccaaaacctgcAGGAACAAAACAACAGAAACTGCAGTCTTCAGTCTTAGTGATCGGATCAAAAAACACAAAGCCAATTCATCATCCATTGTTAAACTGCTactgaagaagcaaagaaactCTCACAGTCTTCAGTATTAGTGATCGGCTTTGTGTTTTTGGATCCTTTCTTAGGCTTCTTCCATTTTATCATATTGGTTTTACAAAggtttaattataagaaaaaatgattcaaaCAATTGTTTACTCCACCAAATATCATCAAAACTCAACAACAACCGtctaaacaaaatacaaaatcaaagatcacAAAATCAAAGGCTAGTTCCAATATCAcctaaaagatgaaaaattacTCACTTGAATCTCTCTTAGAACCTCGACATGCTTCCTGACTGTCGGAGTCAAGTTTTCAAGGACATTTTAGTGTTGTCCAGCCAAGTTCTGCAACTTGTTCTGCAGCAAACACACAAATCAGAAAAATTGCACATAGGCTTttaaaaggaacaaactttcaaacaatcaaattaagATGCAACAACAATCCTCAAAAGCGAAGAACGATTCATTGAACCCTAATTTCAATCACAACAAATAATCCTAATTCATCACTATCTACAAATGAAATCGGAGAGATTCTTACCAAGAAAAACTGATTGAAACATCATCGAACCAAAGACTCTTATTTCGCCACTTGAATCGTCGCTGGTTGCACAGGCGGTGGAGATGGTGATGACGACGTACAAAGGTGTTGGATCAGTCGcgagagagaatgaaagaaagaaaaaataaaaatatatatatatttttctctctagCCAATCAGGTATTGACACAACCTCGATCCTTAGTGATCCTTAAATCTTTAACACAAAGATCGATCACTagcaaaatttgttttttttattaatataatttattttttaatctaaggAACTCCTAAGATATTGCTAATAATCTTTGATGGAGATACTCTTATTAAcctatataatttattagatGCACCTcacattattaattaaaaacaataatttgaaatcttttgGATGAAAAATGCATGCAGAAGATtatataaggtttttaacgTAAAACtaattggtttttgtttattttccatCATAAATAATTGGATGTCAAAACTACCACACTCTTCTTTGAGAGAAGTTAATTCGATGTATCAATTATACACTCTACCGCCTCGCTGGTTGGTCAATAGTTTTTGTATACTACTATTCAAAATTAACGAAagttagatgttaaaaaaaaacaatatttgttttaGATATGGGTTCGTAACACTAGCacagtgtatatatatagtcatatagaaAATTAGAAGTGGTTCTTCTCATATCTTCAAACTGCTCCAAGTTGAATCCTTAGACTCTAATTTATTGACTCAAAATCGTGAGAGATTTGAAAATGTGAGAGTGCGATTCTGAGATTCTTTCAACAAGTCTAAATCGAAAGTTCaacattagaagaaaaaaaatggtccTTATCAAAATTTTAGGTGTTGGAAAGGAAACCCGAAATACAATTTGGTTTAGCTTATCTGTTTCCGGTTCAATTATCGTCACCGTcctaagaaaatacaaaagcgTGATGCTATCTTGGGTATCTTCAAATTGTAGGTTCCTTTGGcctatttcttatttatttattattgtttatcctttttgtcaaactatttatttattaacaatataaatgtgTGATAAACAAGTGTGGTTCGTATGAAAGAAATCGACTACGTGTATCCATTATAAGCCACTAGTTCTATCACAGTCCATGTCATAACCCTCCAAATTTAACCGCAATCCATTCTTCATTACAATGACGttacaaaacaaaggttcaTCATGTTGACATTTATGGACAAATATAGATCTATATATAGTCACATATGACACGGTTTGATAGTTAAttagtctttttatttataaatattttgtttttatgtgcaTATTACAATATACTTAATTAGACCAAAACCCTTAaactgaattttcttttttcacattttattttatacatatcaATAAAATGGTATTATTTCATGATTTCCCGGTAACACCAAAAAAGGATAGCTCATACTATTATTGTCGGCATTGTTTTAGATATTTCTCATATAAATACTCAAACAACAATGGAAGCTACATTAAGatttgaagatattttcatACAAGACAACGGTCGAAAAAAAGTACATTTTCGTTTCATAACCAGAAAACACAAATGGGACCTTCTCAAGAATATCATGAGTGCGGCTCAACACTTGTACAAACTATAGATGCTCCATTATCTCTAGTTTGGTCAATACTACGTCGGTTTGATAACCCTCAAGCCTACAAACAATTCGTGAAAACGTGCAATCTAAGCTCCGGCGATGGAGGAGAAGGCTCCGTCCGTGAAGTGACGTTGGTTTCCGGGCTTCCGGCGGGGTTCAGCCAAGAAAGATTAGACGAACTTGACGATGAGTCTCATGTGATGGTGATTAGCATTATAGGTGGTGATCATCGGTTGGTGAATTACCGATCCAAAacgatggcctttgtggcggcagaggaaaaagagaagacGTTGGTGGTGGAGAGTTATGTGGTGGATGTGCCAGACGGAAATAGTAAGGAGGAAACGACGTCTTTTGCTGATACCATCGTTGGGTTTAATCTTAAGTCATTGGCTAAGCTCTCGGAAAAGATGGTGGATCATCTTAAGTTGTAATTTTTAGAATATAGTGTTAGTATTTAAGATAGTAAGTTAAATTAGCAACTAGCAAGCAATAGTCATGTTCGATGGGAAATAAGTACGTATATGTGTaatatgtttattatatttatgcaTCGAGTGTATGTTAGTTTACCTAGTATGTTACGTTTGTACttttatttcaacttttttattCTGTTGCACGCAAACTTTTGTAATATCTTAACTGATTTGAAAACAAAAGGTACAAATACTATAATAACGTTAGTATGCAATTTTGGTATGGTAGAATAGATTCTTTGGTGGGCTCAGAGCTTTCGTATGAATGACAATGGATCGGATCTTGCTCAATAGATATCTATGAGAAGGGTATCTCTAGTTTTACCCTGTCCTTTTCACCTCCgcagatttagggtttttgttttccgGTTGTCCAAACTTTGAAAGTCAATACAATACATAAACCTAGAACGAtttagctttttctttcttcttcttttggtccaCAAGAGTTCTCttttgtatatactatatagtactATATAGTGTGGGTATGCCTCTACTTGTGCTAGAGATTACATTAAGATTAGAtccatatattattattattattgtgtaTGGTTGATTCGAAATTCtgaatgtgtttgttgttttatcttcttgtaattttttgactttttgtgaAGATATCTTTTGCCACAAATTTCTGAAAAACGATTAACGAGTGAATTTCATACCATAAAAAATCACTGCACgaatttcaggaaaaaaaaaaatgaatcacaGCAATACCCTTCAAATTTGAGAAAAGTTTAATTTCTAGCAAATCATCTGTTTCCTtatagttaaatatatatatatatatatataaacaaaaaatctcaTGATTTCATGTATGCGTATTATATCGACTGTTTCTAAACATTATCACTTTCTTTTTAACGGCGAGCAAGTTGTTTAATTATCCCTTAGAAGTTGAAACCATTATAAATactttattgattattttaaaatgttaaaacatgATGTAATCGAAAAAGAAACTtgttatatataactttgtttCCACTTGAGTATATATACTCTCtccattttataatatatatatagtatgttttagaaaaaagtttttgttttataatatgaaatgtttttaaatttttatgctacttttaaattagtttaacatttttattatgtagttttgtttatgattggttgaattattttaaaatgattattttttaatccgcgtgttttcactaaaaacatgttatattttgaaacagagacaatatatatatatatatatatatatatatttatttatagatttatttatttattcatttaaaatacTCCATTAAAACGGTAGTCCTTTTTTcttcataagaaacaaaattgccGCTGGTGAATTTAATGAACATTTACATACACTTTGAAGAGTTTGGTACTAGTTAATAAATTCGAATAAATGACAATGCTAATAATTTGTTAGTAGTATCTCCTAgccaaaaaagtaaaaataatggTTATCCTCTTCACCTTGTTTCGATGCAGCCAAGGTCCACATTATTCATTACATGAAGGTACGCATTTcatcttttttggtattttcttttttcttgacaTAAGAATTGTTTTAAGAAAGCAAAAAGTATCGATGATCTTTTTCTTTGCCAATATATCTTCATGatgttaagataaattataagTTACTATTTTGATTTTCTATACCTTTAAAATAGTGcccaagaaagaaacaacaaataacaaataaaatcatttatctaATGTTGTTTTAATAAACAGGAAGAAATATTATGtcagcaaaagaaaatgaaaatggaaaGTAAATGAAATCAACAATGATTGAACATGATTTGAGATGTATAAAGATAGAGCATGGCGTGACATTAATCAAGGGAGCTAAAAGAATTATCAAAAACGTTGCGTGGCCCAGAAAATGACGAAACATGTGTTTACATTACTTATTATGAGTTGGTCTATCTATCTAATCAAGAATGAAAATGACTTTCATATTCTGAAATTTTAGGCTATTATCATATTGGTCTGATATACATAAAATGTAAGTACAGTAATTAACTTCTATAAAGTAATTAACTTCTATAAAGTAATAAAGTCGGACGacaatattttatgaaattttggataaagaaatttgattactatggtctgggaaaaaaaaaaaagggtgaaaCTGAAGTATTATTTATTAGCATTTTCAGTCGGTTCCCAAACATAACGCAATGTTATTTCTGGATCCGACAAAATTAATACAGCCCCTGTGACCGATTAAATtgttgtgtttaatttttttcattattaattgTCGTTCGGTCCATAAACTCAAAATGGAAAAAACGTTAGAGCAATTTTGTGCATAGTAACACAAAACATCTAGAACTggaattttatacataaaaataaatgttatttctgcaaagtttttgttttgttcttcaatttAGTAATCAcaaaatttcactaattaaAGTTACATGATTGGTGATAAACTGATAATATGACATTAAGAAGtatctctatttatatttgttttatatatttaataccaAAACCTGGAAACGGAAGAGTGTCAATTTGTAACTCGAATACTCAAATATTTTACTAACAGGAAATATgtgaaatgttaaaaaaaaaattcttttttttggtgcaaatgtgaaatgttattaaaaaggtatatatatctgagtttttgctttaaaatacaaaatatcaaatacatAAGTGGATATTTTAGTGGCTTATTTTATGACAAGTAGCaggacatatattttttttatattatctataaaataatttctattttaaaatgaaaaacaattgtttacaaatgaaaaatatatcagTTCTTTCTAATAATACTTAAAGTGTATCACAAACTTTtcagtttttaatatgtttctaatatatttacataatacGTCAAaagtatttcaatatataaaatttaaattattcttAATTTCTTAAGTGTATatgtatttacttttttttttatacaaataattttttttctgaataacTAAAAGGTTCTAAATCGAAACCCATACATTTTCTCATATCCTAGACCAAATTAGGTTATATGATTTCTTTCCAAACGCCGCTCAAACCAATAACCTTTAAAGTGTAAAGTCTAAAGtgacataaattaattaattcaatGGTACAAATCATTTTAttctgaaaaaatatttttgaattttatcgcatacaaatttaaatatatccTTTGTTATGCCGTAATTATACGCATGTTACAAATCAGAATCAttgttgttcttttatttaGAACATCTTAGCAAAACATACATTTGTTTTGGAATATGTTTCAAATTTCAACCGacaatttcttaattaatagtatttgttatttgttaatggAGTTGTTCACGAGAATCACAAGACCATATAACAGTCCAACAACAAACGTTGGATTGATCTTACCGAAAGTTATCTTATGTCAAGAAcgaaaatataactaaattagtttatagttttcttaattataatcgaatttttcacctttttagttcaaatactatatattatctttatactattaatttttagtagaaccatttttatcaatcaaaattataatcaaaccATCATCCCCAAACATTCGATATATCACAATCCCTtgtcattatattttattttcataaattttactTCTTCTGTTTTTAGTAAACTACGTTATTTTGATACATTTtgacaaattatatatatatgtcatatgtgcattgtttttaataagtggttaattacttaaattcaatcaaaataaatttgttttaaaagtaaattagaaaagtaaatatattaattatatttaaattatatattctcaacaaaagaaatataaaactctagatttacaattttttgtaaTACGGAAGGAGTATTGAATTTGTGTAACCATAGAGACACTTAATTTATTGACTACTCTTTTAGTTCCCccacatttatttatttttcagtcCTCTCTATAGGCCGATACaatacattttaatattttttgccTTTTCTTTCTACTATTAAATAGCTTGTTTCTCTAATAATAGTATCTAGCAGAGCAGACACATCAATAACTCgcatgattcttttctttattttattttacacattcttgattcttgacaCTTTCTTTAAAGGGCTCTTTTTCGTTAAAGAGGTATTCCGAATCAACAATGGAGGAGAAAAAACTAGATTTTGATGCTCCATTCATATCCGTGCGGCGGATTCCGACTAAACCAGAGGATCCAAGCGAATCAGAAAACACcgagaagacgacgacgacgagaaGGAGAAAAGTCAAAGATTCGTGTCATGAAACAGAGCATGAAACTCTGATTCGGTTATTACAAGACCGGAGTTTCGACCATGTAATGGAACCATCTTCAGTTTCATTTACATGG harbors:
- the LOC104760317 gene encoding abscisic acid receptor PYL11-like encodes the protein MGPSQEYHECGSTLVQTIDAPLSLVWSILRRFDNPQAYKQFVKTCNLSSGDGGEGSVREVTLVSGLPAGFSQERLDELDDESHVMVISIIGGDHRLVNYRSKTMAFVAAEEKEKTLVVESYVVDVPDGNSKEETTSFADTIVGFNLKSLAKLSEKMVDHLKL